A genome region from Paradevosia shaoguanensis includes the following:
- the fumC gene encoding class II fumarate hydratase, with translation MTTRVESDSMGTINVPNDKYYGAQTARSLANFDIGGEKMPKEIIHAFGILKKAAALANNKLGLLDETTRDLIVAAADEVIAGKLAEHFPLVVWQTGSGTQSNMNVNEVISNRAIEMAGGVMGSKKPVHPNDHVNMSQSSNDTYPTAMHIAAVEAIEGYLIHRVEKLRNTLHEKSEEFMGIVKIGRTHLQDATPLTLGQEMSGWVAQIDYALAAIKATLPQLKELALGGTAVGTGLNAHPDYAVTVAKEIATLTGRDFVTGPNKYAIMAGHDAFVGASGALKQLAVAFMKVANDVRWLASGPRSGLGELTIPENEPGSSIMPGKVNPTQSEAMTMVAVHVMGNDAAIGIAASQGNFELNVFKPVIAYNFLQSVRLLADAAVSFNDNCAIGIEPDRKRINEHLNNSLMLVTALNRKIGYDNAAKIAKNAHKKGTTLKESAIELGLLTGEEFDAEVKPENMVGPLKVKKGD, from the coding sequence ATGACGACGCGCGTAGAAAGCGATTCCATGGGCACGATCAACGTGCCGAACGACAAGTATTACGGCGCCCAGACCGCCCGAAGCCTCGCCAATTTCGACATTGGCGGCGAGAAGATGCCCAAGGAAATCATCCACGCCTTCGGTATCCTCAAGAAGGCAGCGGCGCTGGCCAACAACAAGCTCGGCCTCCTCGATGAAACCACGCGCGACCTCATCGTCGCTGCGGCCGACGAGGTGATCGCCGGCAAGCTGGCCGAGCATTTCCCGCTCGTCGTCTGGCAGACTGGCTCGGGCACCCAGTCCAACATGAACGTCAACGAGGTGATCTCCAACCGCGCCATCGAGATGGCCGGTGGCGTCATGGGTTCCAAGAAGCCCGTCCACCCCAATGACCACGTCAATATGAGCCAGTCGTCCAACGATACCTACCCGACCGCCATGCACATCGCGGCCGTCGAGGCGATCGAGGGCTACCTCATCCATCGTGTCGAAAAGCTGCGCAACACGCTCCATGAAAAGAGCGAAGAGTTCATGGGCATCGTCAAGATCGGCCGCACGCACCTGCAGGACGCCACGCCCCTGACCCTCGGCCAGGAAATGAGCGGCTGGGTCGCCCAGATCGACTATGCGCTGGCCGCCATCAAGGCCACGCTCCCGCAGCTCAAGGAACTGGCGCTGGGCGGCACCGCCGTCGGCACCGGCCTCAATGCCCACCCAGACTACGCGGTTACGGTCGCAAAAGAGATCGCCACCCTGACCGGCCGCGATTTCGTCACCGGCCCCAACAAATACGCCATCATGGCCGGCCACGACGCCTTTGTCGGCGCCTCGGGTGCGCTAAAGCAACTGGCCGTCGCCTTCATGAAGGTCGCCAACGACGTGCGCTGGCTGGCTTCCGGTCCACGCTCGGGCCTGGGCGAACTCACCATCCCCGAGAACGAACCCGGCTCCTCGATCATGCCCGGCAAGGTCAACCCGACCCAGTCGGAGGCCATGACCATGGTTGCCGTCCACGTCATGGGCAACGACGCCGCCATCGGCATCGCCGCCAGCCAGGGCAATTTCGAGCTCAACGTCTTCAAGCCCGTCATCGCCTACAATTTCCTCCAATCCGTCCGCCTCCTCGCCGACGCCGCGGTGTCCTTCAACGACAATTGCGCCATCGGCATCGAGCCCGATCGCAAGCGCATCAACGAGCACCTCAACAATTCGCTGATGCTGGTCACCGCGCTCAACCGCAAGATCGGCTACGACAACGCCGCCAAGATCGCCAAGAACGCCCACAAGAAGGGGACGACGCTCAAGGAATCGGCGATCGAGCTCGGTCTGCTGACGGGCGAAGAGTTCGATGCGGAAGTGAAGCCGGAGAACATGGTTGGGCCTTTGAAGGTCAAGAAGGGGGACTAG
- the ftsE gene encoding cell division ATP-binding protein FtsE, with protein MIEFNDVGLRYGQGPEVLKDLNFKVEPGTFHFLTGPSGSGKTSLLRLLLLSLKPSRGRITMFGQDVTKLDQDRLLQMRRHIGIVFQEFRLLDHLTTYENVALPLRVLGQPESDYRDNVEELLRWVGLGQRMEAHPSLLSGGEKQRAAIARAVIARPELLLADEPTGNVDPELSERLVHLFAELNRSGTTIILATHELPLLDKFDYPRMVLRDGGVKIHA; from the coding sequence TTGATCGAATTTAACGATGTGGGACTGCGCTACGGGCAGGGACCGGAAGTCCTCAAGGACCTCAATTTCAAGGTCGAGCCGGGTACGTTCCACTTCCTCACCGGGCCGTCCGGCTCCGGCAAGACATCCCTCCTGCGCCTGCTGCTGCTGTCGCTAAAGCCCTCGCGCGGGCGCATCACCATGTTCGGGCAGGACGTCACCAAGCTCGACCAGGACCGCCTGCTGCAGATGCGCCGCCATATCGGCATCGTCTTCCAGGAATTCCGCCTGCTCGACCACCTGACCACCTACGAGAACGTGGCCCTTCCGCTGCGCGTCCTCGGCCAGCCGGAAAGCGATTACCGCGACAATGTCGAGGAATTGCTGCGCTGGGTGGGCCTGGGCCAGCGCATGGAGGCGCATCCCTCCCTGCTGTCGGGCGGCGAGAAGCAGCGCGCGGCCATCGCCCGCGCCGTCATCGCCCGGCCCGAACTGCTGCTGGCGGACGAACCCACGGGCAATGTCGATCCCGAGCTTTCCGAGCGCCTGGTCCACCTCTTCGCCGAGCTCAACCGCTCGGGCACGACGATAATCCTCGCCACCCACGAATTGCCGCTCCTCGACAAGTTCGACTATCCGCGCATGGTGCTGCGCGATGGCGGGGTGAAGATCCATGCCTAA
- a CDS encoding cell division protein FtsX produces MPKVVNTSRAKAAKPARPAAVKQVPPKPRAKPAIAKALSRSRSTPVVPEGSVAGRTLLLLIAIMTFLMALTLGGVVLVQKSAMGWSAEVGREVTIQIRPVEGEVMESNLRTAVALAEATPGVASAHALSEAENLKLLEPWLGAGLDLSAIEVPRLVVVELSDPEDADIAKLTEDLKAVKGASLDTHAAWRQQLNTMAGTIVVSGLLVLSLIGVATVLAIIFATRGTMASNREIVDVLHFIGASNAFIAGEFQGRFLSIGLRGGVIGGLAAILFFFLVATTVGNVAPDVAGTQIGYFFGTFALGWDGIIGIAAVVPVIAALTAITSRMTVRRFLSEIS; encoded by the coding sequence ATGCCTAAGGTCGTCAACACCTCCCGCGCGAAAGCCGCCAAGCCGGCCCGTCCCGCCGCCGTCAAGCAGGTGCCACCGAAGCCCAGGGCCAAGCCGGCCATCGCCAAGGCGTTGAGCCGCTCGCGCTCGACACCCGTCGTGCCGGAAGGTTCGGTCGCCGGGCGCACGCTGCTGCTCCTCATCGCCATCATGACCTTCCTCATGGCGCTGACGCTGGGCGGCGTCGTGCTGGTGCAGAAATCGGCCATGGGCTGGTCGGCCGAAGTCGGCCGCGAAGTCACCATCCAGATCCGCCCGGTCGAGGGCGAGGTGATGGAATCGAACCTGCGCACCGCCGTGGCCCTCGCCGAGGCGACCCCCGGCGTCGCCAGCGCCCACGCGCTCTCGGAAGCAGAAAACCTCAAACTCCTCGAACCCTGGCTGGGCGCCGGGCTCGACCTTTCGGCCATCGAAGTGCCGCGGCTCGTCGTCGTCGAACTCTCCGATCCCGAAGACGCCGATATCGCCAAGCTGACCGAAGACCTCAAGGCCGTGAAGGGCGCGAGCCTCGATACACACGCCGCCTGGCGCCAGCAGCTCAACACCATGGCCGGCACGATCGTGGTTTCCGGCCTGCTCGTGCTCTCGCTCATCGGCGTCGCCACGGTTCTGGCCATCATCTTCGCCACGCGCGGCACCATGGCCTCCAACCGCGAGATCGTGGACGTGCTGCATTTCATCGGCGCGTCCAATGCCTTCATTGCCGGCGAATTCCAGGGGCGGTTCCTCTCCATCGGCCTGCGGGGCGGGGTGATCGGCGGGCTGGCCGCGATCCTCTTCTTCTTCCTCGTCGCCACGACCGTGGGCAATGTCGCGCCCGACGTCGCCGGCACGCAGATCGGCTATTTCTTCGGCACCTTCGCGCTGGGGTGGGATGGCATCATCGGCATCGCCGCCGTGGTCCCCGTCATCGCCGCGCTCACGGCCATCACCTCCCGCATGACGGTGCGCCGCTTCCTCAGCGAGATTTCGTAA
- a CDS encoding lysophospholipid acyltransferase family protein encodes MQSLRSALFYLLFLGQTVILAIVVGTIAIVARRRVELNWRIGQYWGESNKALLRWIVGIRTEVTGSENIPPGGCILAAKHQSDWDIFAILPYTIRPAFIAKKELMNIPFFGWAASSLDTITIDRSRGGQAIPAMMDDARGALARGCRIIIFPEGTRRAPLAEPDYKYGLARMYVELGVPVVPVALNSGLFWGRNSLILWPGTARAQFLPPIQPGLSLEEFQRQLIESIETNSDRLALDAVDKGLSRPMTPELEARIAAARLRNGRSA; translated from the coding sequence GTGCAGTCCTTGCGTTCGGCGCTCTTCTATCTGCTGTTCCTGGGGCAGACGGTCATCCTTGCCATCGTGGTGGGCACCATCGCCATCGTCGCGCGGCGCCGGGTCGAGCTCAACTGGCGCATCGGCCAGTATTGGGGCGAGTCCAACAAGGCCCTGCTGCGCTGGATCGTGGGCATCCGCACCGAAGTCACCGGCAGCGAGAATATCCCGCCGGGTGGCTGCATCCTGGCGGCCAAGCACCAGAGCGACTGGGATATCTTCGCCATCCTCCCCTATACGATCCGGCCGGCCTTCATCGCCAAGAAGGAGCTGATGAACATTCCGTTCTTCGGCTGGGCGGCGTCCTCGCTCGATACCATCACCATCGATCGTTCCCGCGGCGGGCAGGCCATTCCCGCCATGATGGACGATGCGCGCGGCGCGCTGGCGCGGGGCTGCCGCATCATCATCTTCCCCGAGGGGACGCGCCGGGCGCCGCTGGCCGAGCCCGACTACAAATACGGCCTCGCCCGCATGTATGTGGAGCTGGGCGTGCCCGTCGTGCCGGTGGCGCTCAATTCCGGGCTCTTCTGGGGGCGCAATTCGCTGATCCTCTGGCCGGGCACCGCCCGCGCCCAGTTCCTGCCGCCCATCCAGCCGGGCCTGTCGCTCGAAGAATTTCAGCGCCAACTCATTGAGAGCATTGAAACCAATTCGGACCGGCTCGCGTTGGATGCCGTAGACAAGGGGCTGAGCCGCCCGATGACGCCCGAGCTCGAGGCGCGTATCGCGGCGGCGCGGCTTCGGAACGGTCGTTCGGCCTGA
- a CDS encoding gamma-glutamylcyclotransferase, whose translation MDAPYDTTSHWVFGYGSLIWNPGFRFARSQLALLRGAHRSLCIYSTHHRGTPEQPGLVFGLVHGGSCQGMAFEVSHEDWSAVNAYLREREQVTAVYREALRPVQLADGRSVAALTYLVDESHIQFAGRLAVEEQLRLVRHSAGSSGPNTEYVVNTADHLERLGIRDRGLLELTRLLRNGASEAA comes from the coding sequence ATGGACGCGCCATACGATACGACTTCGCACTGGGTTTTCGGCTACGGTTCCCTCATCTGGAATCCGGGCTTCCGCTTCGCCCGCAGCCAGCTGGCGCTGCTGCGCGGGGCGCACAGGAGCCTGTGCATCTATTCCACCCACCATCGCGGCACGCCCGAGCAGCCGGGCCTGGTTTTCGGCCTCGTCCATGGCGGCTCATGCCAGGGCATGGCCTTCGAGGTGAGCCATGAGGACTGGAGTGCAGTCAACGCCTACCTGCGCGAGCGCGAGCAGGTGACGGCGGTCTATCGCGAGGCGCTGCGGCCCGTGCAACTGGCCGATGGCCGCTCGGTTGCGGCGCTGACCTATCTCGTGGATGAAAGCCATATCCAGTTCGCCGGGCGGCTGGCGGTCGAGGAGCAATTGCGCCTCGTGCGGCACAGCGCCGGCTCGTCAGGCCCCAATACGGAATACGTGGTCAACACCGCCGATCACCTCGAACGGCTGGGCATACGCGACCGGGGATTGCTGGAACTGACGCGCCTGCTCAGGAACGGCGCAAGCGAAGCCGCCTGA
- a CDS encoding DUF2125 domain-containing protein, with amino-acid sequence MKRIIILAVIVALVVLAWTGAWLFVASQVEKQVANLANGDGVSDPKITCAELSTGGYPFAMDVVCKGATVQMQDVTAQLAEIRGSVLVYQPTHALFIASSPLVLKDAFSGNEQRLDFGLAQASVRLDSWRIARVSVHVENLAFYNTLPSDELIAKASLAELHLIDIPERHEPAKGLAALAVYAPLENLVMPGLQIADGKVSVEAEINGLPDDVRLMAEGDAIRRWQGAGGTVKLVNVQASDGENFIRTSGDVGLDEQMRPQGQLQLSSRGIVERLGDRIPAQVRNIMLGQQAPDGSYGQTITMRGGVVLVGLIPVGMVPPLL; translated from the coding sequence ATGAAGCGAATCATCATCCTAGCCGTCATCGTTGCCCTGGTCGTGCTCGCCTGGACCGGCGCCTGGCTTTTCGTTGCAAGCCAAGTCGAAAAGCAGGTGGCGAACCTGGCAAATGGCGATGGCGTCAGCGACCCGAAAATCACCTGTGCGGAGCTGTCGACCGGTGGTTATCCCTTCGCCATGGATGTGGTGTGCAAGGGCGCGACGGTCCAGATGCAGGATGTGACCGCCCAGCTCGCCGAGATCCGCGGCAGCGTGCTCGTCTACCAGCCCACCCACGCCCTCTTCATCGCCAGCTCCCCGCTCGTCCTCAAGGATGCGTTCTCGGGCAATGAGCAGCGGCTCGATTTCGGCCTCGCGCAGGCCAGCGTGCGGCTCGACAGCTGGCGCATCGCGCGCGTCTCGGTGCATGTCGAGAACCTTGCCTTCTACAACACGCTGCCGAGCGACGAGCTCATCGCCAAGGCGAGCCTGGCCGAACTCCACCTCATCGATATTCCCGAGCGCCACGAGCCCGCCAAGGGCCTGGCGGCGCTGGCGGTCTATGCGCCGCTCGAAAACCTCGTCATGCCCGGCCTGCAGATCGCCGACGGCAAGGTGAGCGTCGAGGCCGAGATCAATGGCCTGCCCGACGACGTGCGGCTCATGGCCGAGGGCGACGCCATCCGCCGCTGGCAGGGCGCCGGCGGCACGGTCAAGCTCGTCAACGTCCAGGCCAGCGATGGCGAGAACTTCATCAGGACCTCGGGCGATGTCGGGCTCGACGAACAGATGCGCCCGCAGGGCCAGCTGCAGCTCTCCTCGCGCGGCATCGTCGAGCGGCTGGGCGATCGCATTCCGGCGCAGGTTCGCAACATCATGCTGGGCCAGCAGGCGCCCGATGGCTCCTATGGGCAGACCATCACCATGCGCGGCGGCGTCGTGCTGGTCGGCCTCATCCCCGTCGGCATGGTCCCGCCGCTGCTCTAG
- a CDS encoding prephenate/arogenate dehydrogenase family protein, translating into MTFEKLALIGIGLIGSSIARAVRQHGLARTIAISTRSQATLDEAKALGLGDIYERDPARAVEGADLVILCTPVGAYEAVTRAIAAALMPGAIVSDVGSVKEHVVKVMKPLLPANVHFIPGHPIAGTEHSGPSAGFPELFINRWCVLTPEAGTDPEAIDKLVGFWRALGSNVEVMDPAHHDMVLAITSHIPHLIAYNIVGTVADLETSTKSEVIKFSASGFRDFTRIAASDPVMWRDVFLTNRDAVLEMLGRFNEDLSSLQRAVRNGDGPALEALFTRTRAIRRSIINAGQETAAADFGRPHGTDTPAPAPAETVQRDHGGGEDA; encoded by the coding sequence GTGACGTTCGAAAAGCTCGCCCTGATCGGCATCGGCCTCATCGGCTCCTCGATCGCCCGCGCCGTGCGCCAGCATGGCCTGGCCAGAACAATTGCCATCTCGACCCGCAGCCAGGCGACGCTCGATGAAGCCAAAGCGCTTGGCTTGGGCGACATCTATGAGCGCGACCCGGCCAGGGCCGTCGAAGGCGCCGACCTCGTCATCCTCTGCACGCCTGTGGGCGCCTACGAGGCCGTGACCCGCGCCATCGCCGCCGCCCTGATGCCCGGAGCCATCGTGTCGGACGTAGGCTCGGTCAAGGAGCACGTGGTCAAGGTGATGAAGCCGCTGCTTCCCGCCAATGTCCACTTCATCCCCGGCCACCCCATTGCCGGCACCGAGCATTCGGGGCCGTCGGCGGGCTTCCCGGAACTCTTCATCAACCGCTGGTGCGTGCTGACGCCCGAGGCGGGGACCGATCCCGAGGCGATCGACAAGCTCGTCGGCTTCTGGCGGGCCCTTGGCTCGAACGTCGAAGTGATGGACCCGGCGCACCATGACATGGTGCTGGCCATTACCAGCCACATTCCGCACCTCATCGCCTACAACATCGTGGGCACGGTGGCGGATCTAGAAACGTCGACCAAGTCCGAAGTCATCAAGTTCTCGGCCTCGGGCTTCCGCGACTTCACCCGCATCGCCGCCAGCGATCCGGTGATGTGGCGCGACGTGTTCCTTACCAATCGCGACGCGGTGCTCGAAATGCTCGGGCGCTTCAACGAGGACCTGTCCTCGCTCCAGCGCGCCGTGCGCAACGGCGACGGGCCGGCGCTCGAAGCGCTCTTCACCCGCACCCGCGCCATCCGCCGCTCGATCATCAATGCCGGCCAGGAAACCGCCGCCGCCGATTTCGGGCGCCCGCACGGGACCGATACGCCTGCCCCGGCGCCGGCCGAGACGGTACAGCGCGACCACGGTGGTGGCGAGGACGCCTAG
- the hisC gene encoding histidinol-phosphate transaminase, with protein sequence MSDRPVPRPGLLTIAPYVPGRSQAAPGVAPVKLSANESPLGTSPRALHAFNQAVSEGLEIYPEGTSKHLRVALGEVNGLDPDQILCGNGSDDILHLLAQSFLDVGHEAIMSRYGFSVYPIITAAAGATLVVAEETDYTADVDAMLAAVTERTKMVFLANPNNPTGTYLPAAELERLHRGLRPDILLVIDSAYADFVTAGDYTAGIELVDNARNVVMVRTFSKIGLAAARVGWMYGRREIVDLVNRIRSPFNLNRPAQYAAAEAARDIEFNTRLREYNADWRDWLTQSLNSNEMRVVPSQGNFILLLFPDAARASAAFQALYQQGLIVREVGDSYGIPNGLRISIGPEDAMRRVVGILKDFGGRP encoded by the coding sequence ATGTCCGACCGTCCCGTACCCCGTCCAGGCCTGCTGACCATTGCGCCCTACGTTCCCGGCCGCTCGCAGGCGGCGCCGGGGGTTGCTCCGGTGAAGCTTTCGGCCAATGAGAGCCCGCTGGGCACGAGCCCGCGCGCGCTGCATGCCTTCAACCAGGCGGTTTCCGAAGGCCTCGAAATCTATCCGGAGGGGACCTCAAAACACCTGCGCGTGGCTTTGGGCGAGGTGAACGGGCTGGACCCCGACCAGATCCTTTGCGGCAACGGCTCGGACGATATCCTGCACCTTCTCGCCCAATCGTTCCTCGATGTCGGGCACGAGGCGATCATGAGCCGCTATGGCTTTTCGGTCTATCCGATCATCACCGCGGCGGCAGGCGCCACGCTGGTGGTTGCCGAGGAGACCGACTACACGGCCGATGTCGACGCCATGCTGGCGGCGGTGACCGAGCGCACCAAAATGGTGTTCCTGGCCAACCCCAATAACCCCACCGGCACCTACCTGCCGGCCGCCGAACTCGAGCGGCTGCACAGGGGCCTGCGCCCCGATATCCTGCTGGTCATCGACAGCGCCTATGCCGACTTCGTCACCGCCGGCGACTACACGGCCGGCATCGAGCTGGTCGACAATGCGCGCAATGTCGTCATGGTCCGCACCTTCTCCAAGATCGGGCTCGCCGCGGCGCGCGTTGGCTGGATGTATGGCCGGCGCGAGATCGTGGACCTGGTCAACCGCATCCGCAGCCCCTTCAACCTCAACCGCCCGGCCCAGTATGCCGCGGCCGAAGCGGCGCGCGATATCGAATTCAATACGCGCCTGCGCGAATACAATGCCGATTGGCGCGACTGGCTGACCCAGAGCCTCAATTCCAACGAGATGCGCGTCGTGCCCAGTCAGGGCAATTTCATCCTCTTGCTGTTCCCCGACGCCGCCCGGGCCTCCGCGGCCTTCCAGGCGCTCTACCAGCAGGGCCTCATCGTGCGCGAGGTAGGGGACAGCTACGGCATTCCCAACGGGCTGCGCATCAGCATCGGCCCCGAGGACGCCATGCGCCGGGTGGTCGGGATCTTGAAGGATTTTGGGGGTCGCCCGTGA
- a CDS encoding IS110 family transposase, giving the protein MTLSPTWIGIDVSKAWLDIASSGGEGVQRIANTMDAIAAFAATLEREGTLVVLEASGVYDRSLRAGLALAGIGHVRVNPLRARDFARASGQLAKTDALDAAMLAEMGRALRLVADPLPEAGRERLGLLSRRRDQLVAMRTQEKQRRIEITDSFIGADLDRHLAGLNQAIAAIEVEIQNQIGSDAALAQDQALIRSVPGIGPVTASVLAALMPELGRRSGKQIATLAGLAPLNNDSGLRRGQRSIRGGRRRVRQALYMAAVASLRTQSPLNAFYHRLRQAGKPPKPALVALARKLLVTINAIMKNRTSFAT; this is encoded by the coding sequence ATGACCCTATCACCGACCTGGATTGGAATCGACGTTTCGAAAGCCTGGCTGGATATCGCCTCTTCCGGCGGGGAGGGCGTGCAGCGGATCGCCAACACGATGGACGCCATCGCCGCATTCGCCGCCACGCTGGAGCGGGAGGGCACTCTCGTGGTGCTGGAGGCGAGCGGGGTTTACGACAGGAGCTTGCGCGCCGGACTGGCGCTGGCCGGGATCGGCCATGTCCGGGTCAATCCGCTGCGGGCCCGTGACTTTGCGCGGGCCAGCGGCCAGCTCGCCAAGACCGATGCGCTCGATGCGGCCATGCTTGCCGAAATGGGCCGGGCCCTGCGCCTCGTGGCCGACCCGCTGCCCGAGGCCGGACGCGAGCGGCTCGGCCTGCTCAGCCGCCGCCGCGACCAGTTGGTGGCCATGCGCACCCAGGAAAAGCAGCGCCGGATCGAGATAACCGATTCCTTCATCGGCGCCGACCTGGACCGGCACCTGGCCGGTCTCAACCAGGCCATCGCCGCCATCGAGGTCGAAATCCAGAACCAGATCGGCAGCGATGCCGCCCTGGCACAGGACCAGGCCCTGATCCGCTCGGTGCCCGGCATCGGCCCGGTCACCGCCTCTGTCCTGGCCGCCCTGATGCCCGAACTGGGCCGGCGCTCGGGCAAGCAGATCGCCACCCTGGCCGGGTTGGCCCCGCTCAACAACGATAGCGGCCTACGGCGCGGACAGCGCTCCATCCGCGGTGGCCGCCGCCGCGTCCGCCAGGCCCTCTACATGGCCGCCGTCGCATCCTTGCGAACACAATCGCCTCTCAACGCCTTCTACCACCGCCTGCGCCAGGCCGGAAAACCACCCAAGCCTGCCCTCGTTGCCCTCGCCAGAAAGCTCCTCGTCACCATCAACGCCATCATGAAAAACCGAACAAGCTTCGCAACCTGA
- a CDS encoding class I SAM-dependent methyltransferase: MAQDVRRLIDFYKTPLGRIARALVREQIMALAGEVRGLRVLGLGFASPYLRFALEPAERVLAFMPARQGASAWPREGPSHTVLCDPLEMPLTDAAVDLTIAVHAFEHIADAEELMRELWRISAPNARLIVVVPRRRGMWAQRDNTPFGTGNPFSGPQLEKLLRDHSFTPEAWRDALFLPPFHTGLVLKSTRLFERGLRVFGPTFAGVTIVKARKEAFPAVPRRLRVERYIRVPDLAPQTIMQLPPKV, encoded by the coding sequence ATGGCCCAGGACGTTCGCCGACTCATCGATTTCTACAAGACCCCGCTGGGCCGGATCGCGCGGGCGCTGGTGCGCGAGCAGATCATGGCGCTGGCCGGCGAGGTGCGCGGCCTGCGCGTGCTGGGCCTCGGTTTCGCCTCGCCCTATCTGCGCTTCGCGCTGGAGCCTGCCGAGCGCGTGCTTGCCTTCATGCCGGCGCGCCAGGGCGCCTCGGCCTGGCCACGCGAGGGCCCGTCGCATACCGTGCTCTGCGACCCGCTCGAAATGCCGCTGACCGATGCGGCGGTGGACCTCACCATTGCGGTCCACGCCTTCGAGCACATTGCGGATGCCGAGGAATTGATGCGCGAGCTCTGGCGCATTTCGGCGCCCAATGCGCGGTTGATCGTGGTGGTGCCGCGTCGGCGCGGCATGTGGGCGCAACGGGACAACACGCCCTTCGGCACGGGCAATCCGTTCTCGGGGCCCCAGCTCGAAAAGCTGCTGCGCGACCATTCCTTCACGCCTGAAGCCTGGCGCGACGCGCTGTTCCTGCCGCCTTTTCATACCGGGCTCGTGCTCAAATCCACGCGCCTGTTCGAACGCGGGCTGCGGGTTTTCGGGCCGACCTTTGCGGGGGTTACGATTGTGAAAGCGCGCAAAGAGGCATTCCCGGCGGTGCCCCGGCGGCTGCGGGTCGAACGCTATATCCGTGTGCCGGACCTGGCGCCGCAGACGATCATGCAATTGCCGCCGAAGGTTTAG
- the gloB gene encoding hydroxyacylglutathione hydrolase, translated as MTLIVDVFQARQDNYGYLAHDTQTGRTAAIDAPEALAIKTALLHRGWTLSDIFITHHHTDHVEGIAELKRDFGVTVTGPRAEADKIDGLDVLVGPGEPLALGKTAFEIIATPGHTLGHIAYFDRAGLHLFTGDALFSLGCGRMFEGTPEPMWEGLKRLRALPDDTLIYCGHEYTAANARYALAVDPDNLDLKLRAGQVNTLRQAGRFTVPSRLGEEKRANPFLRADDPGIAAAMGLRGAEPFAVFAALRKGKDEFKG; from the coding sequence GTGACCCTGATCGTCGACGTCTTCCAGGCTCGCCAGGACAATTACGGCTACCTCGCCCACGATACCCAGACCGGCAGGACGGCCGCCATCGATGCTCCCGAGGCCCTGGCGATCAAGACGGCGCTGCTTCACCGCGGCTGGACGCTCTCCGACATCTTCATCACCCACCACCACACGGATCACGTCGAGGGCATTGCCGAGCTCAAGCGCGATTTCGGCGTCACTGTCACCGGCCCGCGCGCCGAGGCCGACAAGATCGACGGGCTCGACGTTCTGGTCGGCCCCGGCGAGCCGCTGGCCCTGGGCAAGACCGCGTTCGAGATCATTGCCACGCCCGGGCACACGCTCGGCCATATCGCCTATTTCGACCGTGCCGGGCTGCATCTCTTCACCGGTGACGCGCTCTTCTCGCTGGGCTGCGGGCGCATGTTCGAGGGAACGCCGGAGCCGATGTGGGAGGGGCTCAAGCGCCTGCGGGCGCTGCCCGATGACACGCTCATCTATTGCGGGCACGAATACACTGCCGCCAATGCCCGCTACGCGCTCGCCGTCGATCCGGACAATCTCGATCTCAAGCTGCGCGCCGGGCAGGTCAACACCCTGCGCCAGGCCGGCCGCTTCACGGTGCCCTCGCGGCTGGGCGAAGAGAAGCGCGCCAATCCCTTCCTGCGCGCCGACGACCCAGGCATAGCCGCAGCCATGGGCCTGCGCGGCGCCGAACCTTTTGCGGTTTTCGCGGCGCTTCGGAAGGGCAAGGACGAGTTCAAGGGGTAG
- a CDS encoding DedA family protein, whose translation MSEWIIGFITEQGYVGIFMLMVLENLFPPIPSELIMPFAGFAAAEGNLGFGGVVIAGVLGSLVGTLPWYFVARWLGLERLKKLADRFGRVATISTADIDDANRWFSRYGRLTVLFGRLIPAIRTLISIPAGLASMPFTPFVACTAIGSFVWTLILTASGYLLHESYSIVEAWIDPATKVIVVALVGIYLYRFVTWKRSDA comes from the coding sequence ATGAGTGAGTGGATTATCGGTTTCATCACCGAACAGGGTTATGTCGGCATCTTCATGCTGATGGTCCTGGAAAACCTCTTCCCACCCATCCCGTCCGAGCTGATCATGCCCTTTGCCGGCTTTGCCGCAGCAGAGGGTAACCTCGGCTTCGGCGGCGTCGTCATCGCCGGCGTCCTCGGTTCGCTCGTCGGCACCCTGCCCTGGTATTTCGTCGCGCGCTGGCTCGGCCTCGAACGGCTGAAGAAGCTCGCCGACCGCTTCGGGCGCGTCGCCACCATCTCGACTGCCGATATCGACGACGCCAACCGCTGGTTCTCCAGATACGGCCGACTGACCGTGCTCTTCGGCCGCCTCATCCCGGCCATCCGCACGCTGATCTCGATCCCCGCCGGCCTCGCCTCGATGCCCTTCACGCCGTTCGTCGCCTGCACGGCCATCGGCAGCTTCGTCTGGACCCTGATCCTCACCGCCTCCGGCTACCTGCTCCACGAAAGCTATTCGATCGTCGAGGCCTGGATCGACCCGGCCACCAAGGTGATCGTCGTGGCCCTGGTGGGTATCTACCTCTACCGCTTCGTGACCTGGAAACGCTCGGACGCCTGA